A single uncultured Fusobacterium sp. DNA region contains:
- the cbiD gene encoding cobalt-precorrin-5B (C(1))-methyltransferase CbiD — MAEELRSGYTTGTCAAVGTKAALEYLLYGKISKEVEITTLNGIDLKIPVLALRGRKNFASCAIKKFAGDDPDVTNGISICAKVELVKELPKVERGHYFDKFLLVGGRGVGVVTKRGLQVELGKSAINPGPQKMIAQVVNEMLEDRDIKAVVTIYIPEGRTKAQKTFNPKLGIKGGISVLGSTGIVKPMSEEALKDSMFAELKVLKMDKDRDWVIFAFGNYGKNYCERLGLDLEQMIVISNYVGFMVDSAVKLGFKRILLLGHIGKAVKIAGGIFNTHSRVADGRMEIMGANAFLIGEKPENIRKILEANTVEEACDYVEKKELFTLLAEKVKKKVIEYSRTDDLTCESLLFSFKGETLGYSSGFYKLAGEVANE; from the coding sequence ATGGCTGAGGAGCTAAGGAGTGGTTATACCACTGGAACATGTGCAGCAGTAGGAACTAAAGCAGCACTAGAGTATCTTCTATATGGAAAAATATCTAAAGAGGTTGAGATTACAACTTTAAATGGGATAGATTTGAAAATACCTGTATTAGCTTTAAGAGGTAGAAAAAACTTTGCCTCTTGTGCAATAAAAAAGTTTGCTGGAGATGACCCAGATGTTACAAATGGTATAAGTATCTGTGCAAAAGTTGAGCTGGTAAAGGAGTTGCCAAAAGTTGAAAGGGGACATTATTTTGACAAATTCCTTTTAGTTGGTGGTAGAGGAGTAGGAGTAGTTACAAAGAGAGGGTTACAAGTTGAGTTAGGAAAATCTGCAATTAACCCTGGACCTCAAAAGATGATAGCTCAAGTTGTAAATGAGATGCTAGAGGATAGGGATATAAAGGCAGTTGTCACAATATATATTCCAGAGGGAAGAACAAAGGCTCAAAAAACCTTTAACCCTAAGTTAGGAATAAAAGGTGGAATCTCTGTTTTAGGCTCTACTGGAATAGTTAAACCTATGAGTGAAGAGGCATTGAAAGACTCAATGTTTGCTGAATTAAAAGTGTTGAAGATGGATAAAGATAGAGATTGGGTAATATTTGCCTTTGGAAACTATGGTAAAAACTATTGTGAAAGACTTGGTCTTGATCTTGAACAGATGATAGTAATAAGTAACTATGTTGGATTTATGGTAGATTCAGCAGTAAAATTGGGATTTAAGAGAATACTTCTTCTAGGGCATATAGGTAAGGCAGTTAAAATAGCTGGTGGAATCTTTAACACTCACAGTAGAGTAGCAGATGGAAGAATGGAGATAATGGGAGCAAATGCTTTTTTAATAGGTGAGAAACCTGAAAATATTAGAAAGATATTGGAAGCTAACACTGTTGAAGAAGCTTGTGACTATGTGGAGAAAAAAGAGTTGTTCACTCTATTAGCTGAAAAGGTTAAAAAGAAGGTAATTGAATATAGTAGAACAGATGATTTAACATGTGAATCTCTACTGTTCTCTTTTAAAGGTGAAACTTTAGGATATAGCAGTGGATTTTACAAGTTGGCAGGTGAAGTAGCTAATGAATAA
- the cbiG gene encoding cobalt-precorrin 5A hydrolase codes for MKLAIWSVTRGAGRLAKLYGDTLKAQIYTLKKFNIEDTIQMENFTETLEKEFNNYDGHIFIMATGIVVRKISTLIKSKDVDPAVVVIDEGDHFVISLLSGHLGGANELAEIIGEKLNLLPIITTSSDVTGKIAVDTLSQKLNGELESLEKAKNVTSLIVDGKGVDIKLPKNVDFDKKGDVEGVIIVSNRENIESVRIYPKNLVLGIGCKRGTSEEHILTGIEIAMKKHNLSMKSIKKIATVDIKADEVGLIDAAKTLGKDLIIISREDIKKVENQFEGSQFVKKQIGVTCVSEPCALLASSGNGKFLEKKYIYDGMTISIYEEKIYE; via the coding sequence ATGAAACTTGCAATTTGGAGTGTTACTAGGGGAGCTGGAAGATTGGCAAAGCTTTATGGTGACACTCTTAAAGCTCAAATATATACTTTGAAAAAATTCAATATTGAAGATACAATTCAAATGGAAAATTTCACAGAAACCCTTGAAAAAGAGTTTAATAACTATGATGGACATATTTTCATAATGGCAACTGGTATAGTTGTTAGAAAAATATCTACTTTAATAAAAAGTAAAGATGTAGATCCAGCAGTTGTAGTTATAGATGAGGGGGATCACTTTGTGATCTCTCTACTTTCTGGACACCTTGGTGGTGCAAATGAGTTGGCAGAGATAATAGGTGAGAAGTTAAATCTTTTACCAATTATCACTACAAGTTCAGATGTAACTGGAAAGATAGCTGTTGATACACTTTCTCAAAAACTCAATGGGGAGTTAGAGTCTTTAGAAAAGGCTAAAAATGTAACTTCATTGATAGTTGATGGGAAAGGGGTGGATATAAAGCTACCTAAAAATGTTGACTTTGATAAAAAGGGAGATGTTGAAGGGGTTATAATAGTTTCCAATAGAGAAAATATTGAAAGTGTAAGAATCTACCCTAAAAATCTTGTTTTAGGTATAGGTTGCAAGAGAGGAACAAGTGAGGAACATATTTTAACTGGAATAGAAATTGCTATGAAAAAGCATAATCTTTCTATGAAAAGTATAAAAAAAATAGCTACTGTTGATATAAAAGCTGATGAAGTTGGGCTTATAGATGCAGCTAAAACTCTTGGGAAAGATCTGATAATAATCTCAAGAGAGGATATAAAAAAGGTAGAAAATCAATTTGAAGGCTCTCAATTTGTTAAAAAACAGATAGGGGTAACTTGTGTTTCTGAACCTTGTGCATTATTGGCATCAAGTGGAAATGGAAAATTTTTAGAAAAGAAATATATCTATGATGGAATGACAATATCAATTTATGAGGAGAAAATTTATGAATAA
- the cobJ gene encoding precorrin-3B C(17)-methyltransferase, translated as MNKGKIYVVGIGPGNMEDISVRAYKTLKNVDIIAGYTTYVDLVKDEFKEKEFYVSGMKKEIDRCEKVLELAKEGKSVALISSGDAGIYGMAGIMIEVAADSGIDVEVIPGITASVAGAALVGAPIMHDQAVISLSDLLTDWDVITKRIDKASEGDFVISLYNPKSNGRTTQIVEAREIMLRHKAPTTPVALLRHVGREDQNYTLTDLEHFLEHEIDMFTVVIIGNSKSYVKDNRMITPRGYKL; from the coding sequence ATGAATAAAGGTAAAATATATGTTGTAGGAATTGGACCAGGGAACATGGAAGATATAAGTGTAAGAGCTTATAAAACTCTAAAAAATGTAGATATTATAGCTGGATACACTACTTATGTTGATCTAGTAAAAGATGAATTTAAAGAGAAAGAGTTCTATGTATCTGGAATGAAAAAAGAGATAGATAGATGTGAAAAAGTGCTAGAATTAGCTAAAGAGGGAAAATCAGTTGCTCTTATCAGTAGTGGAGATGCTGGAATCTATGGAATGGCAGGAATTATGATTGAAGTAGCTGCTGACAGTGGAATAGATGTTGAAGTAATCCCTGGAATAACTGCATCAGTTGCAGGAGCTGCCCTTGTTGGAGCACCTATTATGCACGACCAAGCTGTTATCAGTTTAAGTGACCTTTTAACTGACTGGGATGTTATAACTAAGAGAATAGACAAGGCTAGTGAAGGGGATTTTGTAATCTCTCTATACAATCCAAAAAGTAATGGAAGAACAACTCAAATAGTTGAGGCTAGAGAGATTATGTTAAGACATAAAGCTCCTACTACTCCAGTTGCTCTTTTAAGACACGTTGGAAGAGAGGATCAAAACTATACTTTAACTGATCTTGAACATTTCTTAGAACATGAAATAGATATGTTTACAGTGGTTATTATTGGAAACTCAAAATCTTATGTAAAAGATAATAGAATGATAACACCTAGAGGATATAAGTTATGA
- the cbiT gene encoding precorrin-6Y C5,15-methyltransferase (decarboxylating) subunit CbiT, which translates to MHIYDKDFIHGELPMTKQEVRAVSIAKLQLEDDSVLIDVGAGTGTIGIEAATYIKNGKVIGIEKEEKGLEVIRENVKKFNLDNYFLIHGRAPENIPEINYDRMFIGGSTGGMREIVAHFMQYSKKNSRLVINTITLETLSSSMEILKEFGFKDIEVVNLMVGRGKKVGPYTMMYGENPIYIITVVKEEKI; encoded by the coding sequence ATGCATATCTATGATAAAGATTTTATACATGGAGAGCTACCGATGACTAAACAAGAGGTAAGAGCTGTATCAATAGCTAAACTTCAATTAGAAGATGACTCTGTTTTGATAGATGTAGGAGCTGGAACTGGAACTATTGGAATAGAGGCTGCTACATATATAAAAAATGGTAAGGTTATTGGAATAGAGAAAGAGGAGAAAGGGCTAGAGGTAATTAGAGAGAATGTTAAGAAATTTAACCTAGATAATTACTTTTTAATCCATGGAAGAGCTCCTGAAAATATTCCAGAGATAAACTATGACAGAATGTTTATTGGTGGCTCAACAGGCGGAATGAGAGAGATAGTGGCTCATTTTATGCAATATTCAAAGAAAAATAGTAGATTGGTGATAAATACTATCACATTGGAAACATTGAGTAGTTCAATGGAGATATTGAAAGAGTTTGGTTTTAAAGATATTGAAGTTGTAAACTTAATGGTAGGTAGAGGCAAAAAAGTTGGACCATATACAATGATGTATGGAGAAAACCCAATATATATAATAACAGTTGTTAAGGAGGAAAAAATTTAA
- the cobI gene encoding precorrin-2 C(20)-methyltransferase: protein MANKFYGIGVGVGDPDQITLKAIKTLKKLDVVVLPEARKDIGSTAYSIAKEYLKDDVELVFMEFPMLKNPLDRVEGRKANARLVEKYLAEGKNVGFLTIGDTMTYSTYVYILEHLDGKYEVETVPGISSFADISSRFNLPIVMGDESLKIIGLSETTDIEKEINESDNLVFMKVSRNFDRLKEALIKTGNMDNIILVSNCGKENQEVYFDISPLKKEDIHYFSTMLLKKGGIEQWKKFIS, encoded by the coding sequence ATGGCGAATAAATTTTATGGAATAGGTGTTGGAGTAGGGGATCCAGACCAAATCACTTTAAAAGCGATTAAAACTTTAAAAAAATTAGATGTGGTAGTTTTACCAGAGGCAAGAAAAGATATTGGAAGTACAGCTTATTCAATAGCTAAAGAGTATCTTAAAGATGATGTTGAACTTGTATTTATGGAATTTCCTATGCTAAAAAATCCTTTAGATAGAGTAGAGGGAAGAAAAGCTAATGCAAGATTAGTTGAGAAATACCTAGCTGAAGGTAAAAATGTAGGGTTCTTAACAATTGGAGATACTATGACTTATAGTACTTATGTATATATTCTTGAGCATTTAGATGGAAAATATGAAGTTGAAACAGTGCCTGGAATTTCATCATTTGCTGATATCTCTTCAAGATTTAATCTACCAATAGTTATGGGAGATGAATCATTAAAGATAATCGGTTTAAGTGAAACAACTGATATTGAAAAAGAGATCAATGAAAGTGATAACCTTGTATTTATGAAGGTTAGTAGAAACTTTGATAGATTAAAAGAAGCTCTTATTAAAACTGGAAATATGGATAATATTATCCTTGTTTCAAATTGTGGGAAGGAAAATCAAGAGGTTTACTTCGATATCTCTCCTCTAAAAAAAGAAGATATTCACTATTTTTCAACAATGTTACTAAAAAAAGGAGGAATTGAACAATGGAAAAAGTTTATTTCATAG
- the cobK gene encoding precorrin-6A reductase — translation MIWVIGGTKDSREFLEKFASDDKDIIVTTATEYGGKLLEGLPVKVVCRKLTKDEMESFALENRVTTIVDISHPYAVEVSSNAIEVAKKLSLKYYRFEREEIKINPKKYSEFYSIDELIRYCETLEGNILVTLGSNNIERFKDSENLEKYYFRILPKWDMVKRCEEFGILPRNIIAMQGPFTQSMNEAMIEQIDAKYFVTKRAGNTGGEREKIDACDRKGIEVIFLDRPAMRYPNQSNTIDELIEKIEL, via the coding sequence ATGATATGGGTTATTGGGGGAACAAAGGATTCTAGAGAGTTTCTAGAAAAATTTGCCTCTGATGATAAAGATATAATAGTGACTACTGCCACAGAATATGGGGGAAAACTTTTAGAGGGACTACCAGTTAAAGTGGTTTGTAGAAAATTGACAAAAGATGAGATGGAGAGCTTTGCTTTAGAAAATAGGGTGACAACTATAGTTGATATAAGCCACCCTTATGCTGTGGAAGTTTCATCTAATGCCATTGAAGTAGCAAAGAAACTATCTCTTAAATATTACAGATTTGAGAGGGAAGAGATAAAGATCAATCCTAAAAAATACTCTGAATTTTATAGTATTGATGAGCTAATCAGATATTGTGAAACTTTGGAAGGAAATATTTTAGTAACTTTAGGTAGTAACAATATTGAGAGATTTAAAGATAGTGAAAACTTAGAGAAGTACTATTTTAGAATACTACCTAAATGGGATATGGTAAAGAGATGTGAAGAGTTTGGGATATTGCCAAGAAATATAATAGCTATGCAAGGACCTTTTACTCAAAGTATGAATGAGGCTATGATTGAGCAGATCGATGCTAAATACTTTGTAACTAAAAGGGCTGGAAACACAGGTGGAGAGAGGGAAAAGATTGATGCTTGTGATAGAAAAGGGATAGAGGTTATATTTTTAGATAGACCAGCTATGAGATATCCTAACCAATCAAACACTATTGATGAGTTAATAGAGAAGATAGAATTGTAG
- a CDS encoding cobyrinate a,c-diamide synthase produces MKAFMLAGTNSGIGKTTVSMGLMSLFDNVSPFKTGPDYIDPGFHQFVTGNKSYNLDLFMMGEEGVKYSFYTHQKDISIIEGVMGLYDGVDNTLDNNSSAHLSRVLGVPVILVVDGIGKSTSIAAQVLGYQMLDRRVNIAGVIVNKVSSEKTYAIFKEAIEKYTDVKCLGYVPKDDSLHIGSRHLGLLQAEEIGDLKSKIDRLKETLYKTLDVDGILEIASQVEMKEVKNPFEDKKDMYKGMRMGIAKDSAFSFYYNDNIELFNHLGIETIFFSPVKDKKIPENLDILYFGGGYPESFVKEIGENQEMLNSIREFAENGGKIFGECGGFMFLSKEIEMLDGTIYPMCNLVSCSVKMGNRLDISRFGYINILKDGKVVARGHEFHYSKIKEVLEEQRGYLAEKPNGKNWKCIFENKNVKAGYPHIHFFTGFDLLKDILK; encoded by the coding sequence ATGAAAGCATTTATGTTAGCAGGAACAAATAGTGGAATAGGTAAAACTACTGTTTCAATGGGGCTGATGTCACTATTTGATAATGTTTCACCTTTTAAAACAGGACCAGACTATATTGACCCTGGGTTTCATCAATTTGTAACTGGAAACAAGAGCTATAACCTAGATCTTTTTATGATGGGAGAAGAGGGAGTTAAATATAGTTTCTATACACATCAAAAAGATATCTCTATCATAGAGGGAGTTATGGGGTTATATGATGGGGTGGACAATACTCTTGACAACAACAGTTCAGCTCATCTTTCAAGAGTTTTAGGAGTTCCTGTGATACTGGTAGTTGATGGAATAGGAAAATCAACAAGTATTGCAGCTCAAGTTCTGGGGTATCAGATGTTAGATAGGAGAGTAAATATAGCTGGGGTAATTGTAAACAAGGTTTCTAGTGAAAAAACCTATGCAATATTTAAAGAGGCTATTGAAAAATATACAGATGTAAAGTGTTTAGGTTATGTGCCTAAAGATGATAGTTTGCATATTGGAAGTAGACATCTTGGGCTTTTACAAGCTGAAGAGATTGGAGATCTAAAATCTAAAATAGATAGATTAAAAGAGACTCTATATAAAACTTTAGATGTAGATGGAATATTAGAAATCGCCTCACAAGTTGAGATGAAAGAGGTAAAAAATCCCTTTGAAGATAAAAAAGATATGTACAAGGGAATGAGAATGGGAATAGCTAAAGATAGTGCCTTTAGTTTCTATTATAATGATAATATCGAACTTTTTAATCATTTAGGAATTGAAACTATATTCTTTTCTCCTGTAAAAGATAAAAAAATCCCTGAAAACTTAGATATATTGTATTTTGGTGGTGGTTATCCTGAATCTTTTGTTAAAGAGATAGGAGAAAACCAAGAGATGTTAAACTCAATTAGAGAGTTTGCTGAAAATGGTGGGAAGATCTTTGGAGAGTGTGGTGGATTTATGTTTCTATCTAAAGAGATAGAGATGCTAGATGGAACTATTTATCCAATGTGTAATTTAGTTAGTTGTAGTGTAAAAATGGGAAATCGTCTGGATATATCTCGTTTTGGCTATATAAATATATTGAAAGATGGAAAGGTTGTAGCTAGAGGGCATGAGTTCCACTACTCTAAGATAAAAGAGGTTTTAGAGGAGCAAAGGGGATATCTAGCTGAAAAACCTAATGGGAAAAATTGGAAGTGTATATTTGAAAATAAAAATGTAAAGGCTGGTTACCCTCATATACACTTTTTTACAGGCTTTGATCTATTAAAAGATATATTAAAGTAA
- a CDS encoding precorrin-8X methylmutase yields MNNYIKVPQDIEKRSFEIIGEELGEKINLFNEETLPIVKRVIHTTADFEYADLIEFRNNAIESGKKALQDGCKIYCDTNMIVNGASKMVLSKFGCEAYCLVADSEVAKEAKERGVTRSIVGMEKAAKDPRTKIFLIGNAPTALYQLKEMIERGEIEKPALVVGVPVGFVGAAESKEAFKALDVPYITINGRKGGSTVAVSILHGILYQMYKREGF; encoded by the coding sequence ATGAATAATTATATAAAAGTACCACAAGATATTGAAAAAAGAAGTTTTGAAATTATTGGTGAAGAGCTAGGAGAAAAGATTAATCTATTTAATGAAGAAACTCTACCAATAGTAAAAAGAGTTATCCATACAACTGCTGACTTTGAATATGCTGATCTAATTGAGTTTAGAAACAATGCTATTGAAAGTGGAAAAAAAGCTCTACAAGATGGTTGTAAAATCTATTGTGACACAAATATGATAGTAAATGGAGCAAGTAAAATGGTACTATCTAAATTTGGTTGTGAAGCTTACTGTTTAGTAGCTGATAGCGAAGTTGCTAAAGAGGCTAAAGAGAGAGGAGTTACAAGATCAATAGTTGGAATGGAAAAAGCAGCTAAAGATCCTAGAACTAAGATATTTTTAATTGGAAATGCACCTACTGCTCTATATCAATTAAAAGAGATGATTGAGAGAGGAGAGATTGAAAAACCAGCTCTTGTAGTAGGAGTTCCTGTGGGATTTGTTGGGGCAGCAGAATCTAAAGAGGCATTTAAAGCTTTAGATGTACCATACATAACTATCAATGGAAGAAAAGGGGGAAGTACAGTAGCTGTATCAATTTTACACGGTATTCTATATCAAATGTATAAAAGAGAGGGATTCTAA
- a CDS encoding histidinol-phosphate transaminase, producing the protein MDLHGGNIYRLQREGKDNLLDYSSNINPLGVPEKFKERVINSFHILEKYPDPEYVELRENIAKYNGVKLENIVVGNGATEILFLHMKAMKPKKTLIVAPAFAEYKRALDTIESEILYYPLLEENSWNLDVENFLKELPQCDLVVICNPNNPTGSFISLEKVKRINSELEKRGIKLFIDEAFIEFIEDWENQTAILLKSKNIFIMRALTKFFAVPGVRLGYGITFDSEVLKKMESYKEPWSVNSFAELAGKTMLWDSEYIETTEKWIAEEKKWFFEESQKIENIRTYKTNVNFILVKLLKYNSSYVREKMIEKGVVVRDASNFQYLNESYIRLAIKNRENNIKVLKALEEVMR; encoded by the coding sequence ATGGATTTACACGGTGGTAATATATATAGACTTCAAAGAGAGGGAAAGGACAATCTACTAGATTATAGCTCAAATATCAACCCTTTAGGAGTTCCAGAAAAATTTAAAGAGAGAGTGATTAACAGTTTTCATATATTGGAGAAATACCCAGATCCTGAGTATGTGGAGTTAAGAGAGAATATAGCTAAATATAATGGAGTAAAACTGGAAAATATAGTTGTGGGAAATGGAGCAACAGAGATTCTGTTTTTACATATGAAAGCTATGAAACCTAAGAAAACTCTTATAGTAGCTCCAGCCTTTGCTGAGTATAAGAGAGCTTTGGATACAATAGAGAGTGAGATTTTATACTATCCACTTTTAGAGGAAAATAGTTGGAATTTAGATGTAGAAAACTTTTTAAAAGAGTTACCACAATGTGATTTAGTAGTGATTTGTAATCCTAATAACCCTACTGGAAGTTTTATCTCACTTGAAAAAGTAAAAAGAATAAATAGTGAACTTGAAAAAAGAGGGATAAAACTATTTATAGATGAAGCTTTTATTGAGTTTATAGAGGATTGGGAAAATCAAACAGCTATTCTTTTAAAAAGTAAAAATATATTTATTATGAGAGCTTTAACAAAATTCTTTGCAGTGCCAGGGGTTAGGCTTGGATATGGAATAACCTTTGATAGTGAAGTTTTAAAGAAGATGGAAAGCTACAAAGAGCCTTGGAGTGTAAACTCATTTGCTGAACTTGCAGGGAAAACAATGCTTTGGGATAGTGAGTATATAGAAACAACTGAAAAATGGATAGCTGAAGAGAAAAAGTGGTTCTTTGAAGAGAGTCAAAAAATAGAAAATATAAGAACTTACAAGACAAATGTAAACTTTATTTTAGTAAAGCTTTTAAAATATAACTCATCATATGTGAGAGAAAAGATGATTGAAAAAGGTGTAGTTGTAAGAGATGCCTCTAATTTTCAATATCTAAATGAGAGCTATATCAGACTTGCAATAAAAAATAGAGAGAATAATATAAAAGTTTTAAAAGCATTGGAAGAGGTGATGAGATGA
- the cobM gene encoding precorrin-4 C(11)-methyltransferase gives MEKVYFIGAGPGDPELITIKGQRIVKEADIIIYAGSLVPRQVIECHKEGAEVYNSASMTLEEVMDVTIKGIKAGKKVARVHTGDPAIFGAHREQMDVLDEHGIEYEVIPGVSSFLASAAAVKKEFTLPSVSQTVICTRLEGRTPVPEKESLESLATHRASMAIFLSVHMIGDVVKRLATSYPMTTPIAVVQRATWEDQKIVIGTLETIEEKVKEAGISKTAQILVGDFLGNEYEKSKLYDKTFTHEFRKGIE, from the coding sequence ATGGAAAAAGTTTATTTCATAGGAGCTGGACCTGGGGACCCAGAATTAATCACAATTAAAGGGCAAAGAATAGTTAAAGAGGCAGATATTATCATATATGCAGGATCACTTGTACCTAGACAAGTAATAGAGTGTCACAAAGAGGGAGCAGAGGTATATAACTCAGCTTCTATGACTTTAGAAGAGGTTATGGATGTTACAATTAAAGGGATAAAAGCAGGAAAAAAAGTTGCTAGAGTTCATACTGGAGATCCAGCTATTTTCGGTGCTCACAGAGAGCAAATGGACGTTTTAGATGAGCATGGAATAGAATATGAAGTTATTCCAGGGGTAAGCTCATTCTTAGCCTCAGCAGCAGCAGTTAAAAAGGAATTTACTCTTCCATCAGTTTCTCAAACAGTTATCTGTACTAGATTAGAGGGAAGAACTCCTGTACCTGAAAAGGAATCACTTGAAAGTCTTGCTACTCACAGAGCATCAATGGCTATCTTCCTTTCTGTTCATATGATTGGAGATGTAGTAAAAAGACTTGCTACTTCATACCCTATGACAACTCCAATAGCTGTTGTTCAAAGAGCTACTTGGGAAGATCAAAAAATAGTTATTGGAACATTGGAAACAATAGAGGAAAAAGTAAAAGAGGCTGGAATCTCTAAAACAGCTCAAATTTTAGTTGGAGATTTTCTAGGTAATGAGTATGAAAAATCTAAACTTTATGATAAAACTTTCACACACGAATTTAGAAAGGGAATAGAGTAA